A single region of the Xenopus laevis strain J_2021 chromosome 4L, Xenopus_laevis_v10.1, whole genome shotgun sequence genome encodes:
- the adgrl2.L gene encoding adhesion G protein-coupled receptor L2 isoform X10, translating to MVTPGSRMQTYWLFLVIIILQFTEAFSRAALPFGLVRRELACEGYPIDLRCPGSDVIMVESANYGRTDDKICDADPFQMENTDCHLPDAYKIMSQRCNNRTQCVVVTGSDVFPDPCPGTYKYLEVQYECVPYKVEQKVFVCPGAMQAVVDSPYIFEAEQKAGAWCKDPLQAADKIYFMPWTPYRTDTLIEYASLQDFQNGRQTTTYKLPNRVDGTGFVVYDGAVFFNKERTRNIVKFDLRTRIKSGEAIINYANYHDTSPYRWGGKTDIDLAVDENGLWVIYATEQNNGMIVISQLNPYTLRFEGTWETTYDKRAASNAFMICGVLYVVRSVYQDNESETGKNAIDYIFNTKLKRGESVDIPFPNQYQYIAAVDYNPRDNQLYVWNNNFILRYSLEFNLQDLAQVPTTAVAETPSVELLETTTSTTTTTTITTTTSQKVLVSTTLATGTKEGSRGPRPPPVVSTTKNPPLTSVYPLPEKYCEAKEARGIIWPQTHRGTIVERPCPKGTRGISSYLCLISTGTWSLRGPDLSNCTSHWVNQLAQKIRSGENAASLANELAKHTKGPIFAGDVSSSVRLMEQLVDILDAQLQELKPNEKDSVGRSYNKLQKREKTCRAYLKAIVDTVDNLLRSDALQSWRDMNSSEQAHAATMLLDTLEEGAFVLADNLAEPTRVSMPTENIILEVAVLSTEGQVQELKFPQGSKGGNLIQLSANTVKQNSRNGLAKLVFILYKSLGQFLSTENATIKLGADLAGRNTTIAVNSHVIAASINKESSRVYLTDPVFFTLEHTDPNNYFNANCSFWNYSERTMMGYWSTQGCRLVETNKTHTTCACSHLTNFAILMAHREIVYNNNVQELLLTVITWVGIVISLVCLAICIFTFCFFRGLQSDRNTIHKNLCINLFVAEFLFLIGIDKTDYEIACPIFAGLLHFFFLAAFAWMCLEGVQLYLMLVEVFESEYSRKKYYYVAGYLFPATVVGVSAAIDYKSYGTEKACWLRIDNNFIWSFIGPVTFIILLNLVFLVITLCKMVKHSSTLKPDSSRLENIKSWVLGAFALLCLLGLTWSFGLLFVNEETVVMTYLFTVFNAFQGMFIFIFHCALQKKVRKEYSKCFRHSYCCGGLPTESPHSAVKASTARTSARYSSGTQSRIRRMWNDTVRKQSESSFISGDINSTSTLNQGMTGNYLLTNPLLRPHGTNNPYNTLLAETVVCNTPSAPVFNSSGHSLSNARDSSAMDTLPLNGNFNNSYSLRNGDYSDGVQVVDCGLSLNDTAFEKMIISELVHNNLRSSSKIHNLERTLPVKTVIGGSSSEDDAIVADASSLMHGDNPGLELHHKELEAPLIPQRTHSLLYHPQKKVKTEGTDSYVSQLTAEAEDNLQSPNRDSLYTSMPNLRDSPYPESSPDIEEDLSPSRKSENEDLYYKSMPNLGAGHHLQMYYQISRGNSDGYIIPINKEGCIPEGDVREGQMQLVTSL from the exons AAGTGGAGCAAAAAG TCTTTGTGTGTCCGGGGGCAATGCAAGCAGTTGTGGATTCTCCATATATATTTGAAGCAGAACAAAAAGCAGGTGCTTGGTGTAAAGACCCACTGCAAGCAGCagataaaatttattttatgccatggACTCCTTACCGTACGGATACATTAATAGAGTATGCTTCTTTACAAGACTTTCAAAATGGCAGACAGACTACAACATATAAACTTCCCAATCGAGTGGATGGCACTGGATTTGTTGTGTATGATGGAGCAGTGTTTTTCAACAAAGAAAGAACAAGGAATATTGTAAAATTTGACTTGAGGACTAGAATCAAGAGTGGAGAAGCTATTATTAATTATGCTAATTACCATGACACCTCTCCATATCGATGGGGTGGGAAGACTGATATTGATCTAGCTGTTGATGAAAATGGATTATGGGTGATATATGCTACTGAACAAAACAATGGTATGATAGTCATCAGTCAATTAAACCCATATACACTCAGATTTGAAGGAACCTGGGAAACCACATATGACAAGCGGGCAGCATCTAATGCTTTTATGATATGTGGAGTTCTGTATGTTGTTCGATCTGTATATCAAGATAATGAAAGTGAAACCGGAAAGAATGCAATAGACTACATTTTCAACACCAAACTTAAACGTGGGGAATCTGTTGATATTCCTTTCCCAAACCAATACCAGTACATTGCTGCAGTGGATTACAACCCAAGAGATAACCAATTATATGTCTGGAATAATAACTTCATCCTGAGATATTCCTTAGAGTTCAACCTTCAGGATCTAGCCCAAG TGCCTACAACAGCAGTGGCAGAAACACCTTCGGTAGAATTGCTTGAAACCACTAcatccaccaccaccaccaccaccatcacaACAACAACATCTCAAAAAGTGCTTGTTAGCACAACATTGGCTACTGGTACAAAGGAAGGAAGCAGAGGGCCCAGACCTCCACCAGTAGTTTCAACCACAAAGAACCCTCCACTTACTAGTGTATACCCTCTGCCAGAAAAGTACTGTGAAGCAAAGGAGGCCAGAGGAATTATCTGGCCGCAGACACATAGAGGGACAATAGTAGAACGCCCATGCCCCAAAGGAACTCGGG GTATATCTTCCTACCTCTGCTTGATCTCCACTGGAACTTGGAGCCTTAGAGGCCCAGACCTCAGCAATTGTACCTCCCACTGGGTAAACCAGTTGGCTCAAAAG ATAAGAAGTGGGGAAAATGCTGCTAGCCTTGCCAATGAATTGGCAAAACATACAAAAGGCCCAATATTTGCTGGTGATGTAAGCTCTTCGGTGAGGCTAATGGAACAACTGGTTGACATTCTTGACGCTCAGTTGCAAGAATTGAAGCCTAATGAAAAGGACTCAGTTGGGCGCAGTTATAACAAG ctcCAAAAGCGAGAGAAGACATGCAGGGCTTACCTTAAG gCTATCGTTGACACAGTAGACAATCTGCTAAGATCTGACGCTCTGCAGTCTTGGAGGGACATGAATTCTTCTGAACAAGCTCATGCTGCAACAATGTTACTTGATACTTTAGAAGAGGGGGCTTTTGTTTTGGCTGACAATCTTGCAGAGCCAACACGTGTCTCCATGCCCACTGAAAATATTA TTCTAGAGGTTGCTGTGCTCAGTACAGAGGGCCAGGTGCAAGAGTTGAAATTTCCTCAGGGCAGTAAAGGAGGGAATTTGATCCAGCTTTCTGCAAACACCGTCAAACAGAACAGCAGGAATG GTCTCGCAAAGTTGGTGTTCATTCTTTACAAAAGTCTGGGCCAGTTTCTAAGCACTGAAAATGCAACTATAAAACTAGGAGCAGATTTGGCTGGTCGGAACACGACAATTGCAGTAAACTCCCATGTTATTGCAGCTTCAATAAACAAAGAGTCCAGCCGCGTGTATCTAACGGATCCAGTGTTTTTTACCCTGGAACACACTGAT CCAAACAATTATTTTAACGCCAACTGTTCTTTCTGGAATTACTCAGAGAGGACTATGATGGGATATTGGTCCACTCAGGGTTGCAGACTGGTTGAAACAAACAAAACTCACACAACGTGTGCCTGTAGCCACCTGACAAATTTTGCTATACTGATGGCCCACAGAGAAATTGTG TACAATAATAATGTTCAGGAACTGCTTCTCACTGTCATCACTTGGGTTGGAATCGTCATCTCTCTAGTCTGCCTGGCTATCTGCATCTTTACGTTCTGCTTTTTCCGTGGTCTACAGAGTGATCGCAATACAATTCATAAGAATCTTTGCATCAACCTTTTTGTGGCAGAATTCCTTTTCCTAATAGGCATTGATAAAACAGACTATGAG ATTGCTTGCCCAATATTTGCGGGCCTTCTTCACTTTTTCTTTCTTGCTGCATTTGCCTGGATGTGCCTGGAAGGTGTGCAGCTTTATCTCATGCTAGTGGAAGTATTTGAGAGTGAATATTCAAGAAAGAAGTATTATTATGTGGCCGGTTACCTCTTTCCTGCAACAGTCGTTGGTGTATCGGCTGCTATAGACTACAAAAGCTATGGAACTGAAAAAGC GTGCTGGTTGAGAATAGATAACAATTTCATTTGGAGTTTCATTGGTCCAGTCACTTTCATTATTTTG CTCAACCTTGTTTTCCTTGTGATAACGTTGTGCAAAATGGTGAAGCATTCCAGCACACTGAAGCCAGATTCCAGTCGATTAGAAAACATTAA ATCTTGGGTTCTTGGAGCCTTCGCTCTTTTGTGTCTACTCGGCCTTACATGGTCTTTCGGCCTGCTGTTCGTCAATGAGGAAACTGTTGTGATGACATACCTCTTTACAGTCTTTAACGCTTTCCAgggaatgtttatttttatatttcactgtGCCCTTCAAAAGAAA GTCCGGAAAGAATATAGCAAATGTTTCAGGCACTCGTACTGCTGTGGTGGTCTTCCAACAGAGAGCCCCCATAGTGCAGTAAAGGCGTCAACTGCAAGAACTAGTGCTCGATATTCCTCTGGCACTCAG AGCCGTATAAGAAGAATGTGGAATGACACTGTAAGAAAGCAGTCAGAATCTTCCTTTATCTCAGGTGACATAAACAGTACATCTACCCTTAATCAAG GAATGACTGGCAATTACCTACTAACAAACCCTCTTCTTCGACCCCACGGCACTAACAATCCTTATAACACTTTGCTCGCTGAAACAGTTGTATGTAATACCCCTTCTGCTCCTGTGTTTAACTCATCAG GACATTCACTGAGCAATGCCAGGGATTCAAGTGCCATGGATACTCTACCGCTAAATGGTAATTTTAACAACAGTTACTCTCTACGAAATGGGGACTACAGTGATGGCGTACAAGTTGTAGACTGTGGACTAAGTCTGAATGATACTGCATTTGAAAAAATGATAATTTCAGAATTAGTACACAACAACCTCCGAAGCAGCAGTAAGATCCACAACCTAGAGAGGACACTACCAGTCAAAACTGTCATTGGTGGAAGCAGTAGCGAAGATGATGCCATTGTAGCAGATGCTTCATCATTGATGCATGGCGATAACCCAGGCCTGGAGCTTCACCACAAAGAGTTAGAGGCACCTCTTATTCCACAACGGACTCACTCTCTTCTGTACCACCCACAGAAAAAAGTGAAGACCGAAGGAACAGACAGCTATGTGTCACAGTTAACAGCAGAGGCTGAAGACAATCTTCAATCCCCAAACAGAGACTCTCTATATACCAGTATGCCCAACCTAAGGGACTCTCCATATCCAGAAAGTAGCCCTGATATTGAAGAGGATCTATCTCCCTCACGAAAAAGTGAAAATGAGGACTTATACTATAAAAGCATGCCAAATCTTGGAGCAGGTCACCATCTTCAAATGTACTACCAGATAAGCAGAGGAAATAGTGATGGCTATATTATACCAATAAACAAAGAAGGCTGTATTCCAGAAGGGGATGTCAGGGAAGGACAAATGCAGTTAGTTACAAGTCTTTAA
- the adgrl2.L gene encoding adhesion G protein-coupled receptor L2 isoform X14 — MVTPGSRMQTYWLFLVIIILQFTEAFSRAALPFGLVRRELACEGYPIDLRCPGSDVIMVESANYGRTDDKICDADPFQMENTDCHLPDAYKIMSQRCNNRTQCVVVTGSDVFPDPCPGTYKYLEVQYECVPYKVEQKVFVCPGAMQAVVDSPYIFEAEQKAGAWCKDPLQAADKIYFMPWTPYRTDTLIEYASLQDFQNGRQTTTYKLPNRVDGTGFVVYDGAVFFNKERTRNIVKFDLRTRIKSGEAIINYANYHDTSPYRWGGKTDIDLAVDENGLWVIYATEQNNGMIVISQLNPYTLRFEGTWETTYDKRAASNAFMICGVLYVVRSVYQDNESETGKNAIDYIFNTKLKRGESVDIPFPNQYQYIAAVDYNPRDNQLYVWNNNFILRYSLEFNLQDLAQVPTTAVAETPSVELLETTTSTTTTTTITTTTSQKVLVSTTLATGTKEGSRGPRPPPVVSTTKNPPLTSVYPLPEKYCEAKEARGIIWPQTHRGTIVERPCPKGTRGISSYLCLISTGTWSLRGPDLSNCTSHWVNQLAQKIRSGENAASLANELAKHTKGPIFAGDVSSSVRLMEQLVDILDAQLQELKPNEKDSVGRSYNKLQKREKTCRAYLKAIVDTVDNLLRSDALQSWRDMNSSEQAHAATMLLDTLEEGAFVLADNLAEPTRVSMPTENIILEVAVLSTEGQVQELKFPQGSKGGNLIQLSANTVKQNSRNGLAKLVFILYKSLGQFLSTENATIKLGADLAGRNTTIAVNSHVIAASINKESSRVYLTDPVFFTLEHTDPNNYFNANCSFWNYSERTMMGYWSTQGCRLVETNKTHTTCACSHLTNFAILMAHREIVYNNNVQELLLTVITWVGIVISLVCLAICIFTFCFFRGLQSDRNTIHKNLCINLFVAEFLFLIGIDKTDYEIACPIFAGLLHFFFLAAFAWMCLEGVQLYLMLVEVFESEYSRKKYYYVAGYLFPATVVGVSAAIDYKSYGTEKACWLRIDNNFIWSFIGPVTFIILLNLVFLVITLCKMVKHSSTLKPDSSRLENINNYRVCDGYYNTDLPGYEDNKPFIKSWVLGAFALLCLLGLTWSFGLLFVNEETVVMTYLFTVFNAFQGMFIFIFHCALQKKVRKEYSKCFRHSYCCGGLPTESPHSAVKASTARTSARYSSGTQSRIRRMWNDTVRKQSESSFISGDINSTSTLNQGHSLSNARDSSAMDTLPLNGNFNNSYSLRNGDYSDGVQVVDCGLSLNDTAFEKMIISELVHNNLRSSSKIHNLERTLPVKTVIGGSSSEDDAIVADASSLMHGDNPGLELHHKELEAPLIPQRTHSLLYHPQKKVKTEGTDSYVSQLTAEAEDNLQSPNRDSLYTSMPNLRDSPYPESSPDIEEDLSPSRKSENEDLYYKSMPNLGAGHHLQMYYQISRGNSDGYIIPINKEGCIPEGDVREGQMQLVTSL; from the exons AAGTGGAGCAAAAAG TCTTTGTGTGTCCGGGGGCAATGCAAGCAGTTGTGGATTCTCCATATATATTTGAAGCAGAACAAAAAGCAGGTGCTTGGTGTAAAGACCCACTGCAAGCAGCagataaaatttattttatgccatggACTCCTTACCGTACGGATACATTAATAGAGTATGCTTCTTTACAAGACTTTCAAAATGGCAGACAGACTACAACATATAAACTTCCCAATCGAGTGGATGGCACTGGATTTGTTGTGTATGATGGAGCAGTGTTTTTCAACAAAGAAAGAACAAGGAATATTGTAAAATTTGACTTGAGGACTAGAATCAAGAGTGGAGAAGCTATTATTAATTATGCTAATTACCATGACACCTCTCCATATCGATGGGGTGGGAAGACTGATATTGATCTAGCTGTTGATGAAAATGGATTATGGGTGATATATGCTACTGAACAAAACAATGGTATGATAGTCATCAGTCAATTAAACCCATATACACTCAGATTTGAAGGAACCTGGGAAACCACATATGACAAGCGGGCAGCATCTAATGCTTTTATGATATGTGGAGTTCTGTATGTTGTTCGATCTGTATATCAAGATAATGAAAGTGAAACCGGAAAGAATGCAATAGACTACATTTTCAACACCAAACTTAAACGTGGGGAATCTGTTGATATTCCTTTCCCAAACCAATACCAGTACATTGCTGCAGTGGATTACAACCCAAGAGATAACCAATTATATGTCTGGAATAATAACTTCATCCTGAGATATTCCTTAGAGTTCAACCTTCAGGATCTAGCCCAAG TGCCTACAACAGCAGTGGCAGAAACACCTTCGGTAGAATTGCTTGAAACCACTAcatccaccaccaccaccaccaccatcacaACAACAACATCTCAAAAAGTGCTTGTTAGCACAACATTGGCTACTGGTACAAAGGAAGGAAGCAGAGGGCCCAGACCTCCACCAGTAGTTTCAACCACAAAGAACCCTCCACTTACTAGTGTATACCCTCTGCCAGAAAAGTACTGTGAAGCAAAGGAGGCCAGAGGAATTATCTGGCCGCAGACACATAGAGGGACAATAGTAGAACGCCCATGCCCCAAAGGAACTCGGG GTATATCTTCCTACCTCTGCTTGATCTCCACTGGAACTTGGAGCCTTAGAGGCCCAGACCTCAGCAATTGTACCTCCCACTGGGTAAACCAGTTGGCTCAAAAG ATAAGAAGTGGGGAAAATGCTGCTAGCCTTGCCAATGAATTGGCAAAACATACAAAAGGCCCAATATTTGCTGGTGATGTAAGCTCTTCGGTGAGGCTAATGGAACAACTGGTTGACATTCTTGACGCTCAGTTGCAAGAATTGAAGCCTAATGAAAAGGACTCAGTTGGGCGCAGTTATAACAAG ctcCAAAAGCGAGAGAAGACATGCAGGGCTTACCTTAAG gCTATCGTTGACACAGTAGACAATCTGCTAAGATCTGACGCTCTGCAGTCTTGGAGGGACATGAATTCTTCTGAACAAGCTCATGCTGCAACAATGTTACTTGATACTTTAGAAGAGGGGGCTTTTGTTTTGGCTGACAATCTTGCAGAGCCAACACGTGTCTCCATGCCCACTGAAAATATTA TTCTAGAGGTTGCTGTGCTCAGTACAGAGGGCCAGGTGCAAGAGTTGAAATTTCCTCAGGGCAGTAAAGGAGGGAATTTGATCCAGCTTTCTGCAAACACCGTCAAACAGAACAGCAGGAATG GTCTCGCAAAGTTGGTGTTCATTCTTTACAAAAGTCTGGGCCAGTTTCTAAGCACTGAAAATGCAACTATAAAACTAGGAGCAGATTTGGCTGGTCGGAACACGACAATTGCAGTAAACTCCCATGTTATTGCAGCTTCAATAAACAAAGAGTCCAGCCGCGTGTATCTAACGGATCCAGTGTTTTTTACCCTGGAACACACTGAT CCAAACAATTATTTTAACGCCAACTGTTCTTTCTGGAATTACTCAGAGAGGACTATGATGGGATATTGGTCCACTCAGGGTTGCAGACTGGTTGAAACAAACAAAACTCACACAACGTGTGCCTGTAGCCACCTGACAAATTTTGCTATACTGATGGCCCACAGAGAAATTGTG TACAATAATAATGTTCAGGAACTGCTTCTCACTGTCATCACTTGGGTTGGAATCGTCATCTCTCTAGTCTGCCTGGCTATCTGCATCTTTACGTTCTGCTTTTTCCGTGGTCTACAGAGTGATCGCAATACAATTCATAAGAATCTTTGCATCAACCTTTTTGTGGCAGAATTCCTTTTCCTAATAGGCATTGATAAAACAGACTATGAG ATTGCTTGCCCAATATTTGCGGGCCTTCTTCACTTTTTCTTTCTTGCTGCATTTGCCTGGATGTGCCTGGAAGGTGTGCAGCTTTATCTCATGCTAGTGGAAGTATTTGAGAGTGAATATTCAAGAAAGAAGTATTATTATGTGGCCGGTTACCTCTTTCCTGCAACAGTCGTTGGTGTATCGGCTGCTATAGACTACAAAAGCTATGGAACTGAAAAAGC GTGCTGGTTGAGAATAGATAACAATTTCATTTGGAGTTTCATTGGTCCAGTCACTTTCATTATTTTG CTCAACCTTGTTTTCCTTGTGATAACGTTGTGCAAAATGGTGAAGCATTCCAGCACACTGAAGCCAGATTCCAGTCGATTAGAAAACATTAA TAATTACCGTGTTTGTGATGGCTACTATAATACGGACTTACCTGG ATATGAAGATAATAAACCTTTTATCAA ATCTTGGGTTCTTGGAGCCTTCGCTCTTTTGTGTCTACTCGGCCTTACATGGTCTTTCGGCCTGCTGTTCGTCAATGAGGAAACTGTTGTGATGACATACCTCTTTACAGTCTTTAACGCTTTCCAgggaatgtttatttttatatttcactgtGCCCTTCAAAAGAAA GTCCGGAAAGAATATAGCAAATGTTTCAGGCACTCGTACTGCTGTGGTGGTCTTCCAACAGAGAGCCCCCATAGTGCAGTAAAGGCGTCAACTGCAAGAACTAGTGCTCGATATTCCTCTGGCACTCAG AGCCGTATAAGAAGAATGTGGAATGACACTGTAAGAAAGCAGTCAGAATCTTCCTTTATCTCAGGTGACATAAACAGTACATCTACCCTTAATCAAG GACATTCACTGAGCAATGCCAGGGATTCAAGTGCCATGGATACTCTACCGCTAAATGGTAATTTTAACAACAGTTACTCTCTACGAAATGGGGACTACAGTGATGGCGTACAAGTTGTAGACTGTGGACTAAGTCTGAATGATACTGCATTTGAAAAAATGATAATTTCAGAATTAGTACACAACAACCTCCGAAGCAGCAGTAAGATCCACAACCTAGAGAGGACACTACCAGTCAAAACTGTCATTGGTGGAAGCAGTAGCGAAGATGATGCCATTGTAGCAGATGCTTCATCATTGATGCATGGCGATAACCCAGGCCTGGAGCTTCACCACAAAGAGTTAGAGGCACCTCTTATTCCACAACGGACTCACTCTCTTCTGTACCACCCACAGAAAAAAGTGAAGACCGAAGGAACAGACAGCTATGTGTCACAGTTAACAGCAGAGGCTGAAGACAATCTTCAATCCCCAAACAGAGACTCTCTATATACCAGTATGCCCAACCTAAGGGACTCTCCATATCCAGAAAGTAGCCCTGATATTGAAGAGGATCTATCTCCCTCACGAAAAAGTGAAAATGAGGACTTATACTATAAAAGCATGCCAAATCTTGGAGCAGGTCACCATCTTCAAATGTACTACCAGATAAGCAGAGGAAATAGTGATGGCTATATTATACCAATAAACAAAGAAGGCTGTATTCCAGAAGGGGATGTCAGGGAAGGACAAATGCAGTTAGTTACAAGTCTTTAA